The following nucleotide sequence is from Streptomyces brevispora.
CCGCGCGGACCTCGTCCGCGAACCGCTCGGCGGCTTCGCGCAGCCCTGCCGCGTCCGGACCGTGGCGCAGCACGCCCCGGCTCACGCTGGGCAGCACATTGCGTACCGCGTCCCCGAAGACCCCCGGCAGATCCGCGGGGGTCGCGCCCTGGGCGCCGATGCCGGGCGCGAGCAGCGGTCCGTTGATCGCGAGGTTCACACCCGCGTCGCCGAGCGTGGCCCCGACCACCGCGCCGACCGATCCGAGCGGGGTGACCCCCTCGTTCTCGGCCGCCATGTGGTCGAGCATCAGCTGGGCCAGCGAGCGGCCGTCGGCCGCGGTGGCACGCTGCACCTCGGCGCCCTCCGGGTTGGAGGTGAGGGCGAGCACGAAGACCCCCGAGCCGGAGATCTCGGCCGCGTCGAGCGCCGGCCGCAGCGAGCCGAAGCCGAGGTACGGGGAGACGGTGACCGCGTCGGAGAACAGCGGCGAGTCCTTGTCCAGGAAGGTGGCCGCGTAGGCGCCCATGGTGGAGCCGATGTCGCCGCGCTTGGCGTCCATCAGGACCAGGGCCCCGGCGGCCCGGGCCTCCTCGACGGTCTTCTCCAGGACGGCGATGCCGCGCGAGCCGAAGCGCTCGAAGAACGCGGACTGCGGCTTGAGCACGGCGACCTGGCCGGCCAGCGCCTCGACGACCGTGCGGGAGAACCGCTCCAGGCCGGCGACGTCGTCGTTCAGTCCCCAGGAGGTGAGCAGGGAGGCGTGCGGGTCGATGCCGACGCAGAGCGGACCACGGGTGTCCATGGCCCGGCGCAGACGGGCGCCGAAGGGTTCCTGAGTCATTTCGCGGCCTTCCTGGATTCCGCGCCGACGGCATCGGCGAGGGTGGCGTACGGGGAGGCGGCCAGGCGTGCGGCCAGGCCCTTGTGGATCGCGCGGGCGTAGAACGGGCCCTCGTAGATGAAGGCGCTGTAGCCCTGGACGAGCGTGGCACCGGCGAGAAGGCGCTGCCAGGCGTCCTCGGCGTTCTCGATGCCTCCGACACCCACCAGGGTGATCCGGTCGCCCACGCGCCCGTAGAGGCGGCTCACGACCTCCAGGGAGCGCTCCTTGAGGGGTGCGCCGGACAGTCCGCCGGTCTCCCCGGTCAGGGACGGTGAGGACTTCAGGCCCAGGCTGTCGCGGGCGATGGTGGTGTTGGTGGCAATGATGCCGTCCAGGCCCAGCTCGACCGCGAGGTCGGCGACCGCGTCGATGTCCTCGTCCGCGAGGTCGGGGGCGATCTTGACGAGCAGCGGCACCCGGCGGTCGGTGACGGTCCGGTCGGCTGCCTCGCGCACGGCGGACAGCAGCGGGCGCAGCGACTCGGTGGCCTGGAGGTTGCGCAGGCCCGGCGTGTTCGGCGAGGAGACGTTGACGACGAGGTAGTCGGCGTGGGCGGCGAGCCGCTCGGTGGACTTCACGTAGTCGGCGGCGGCCTCGGCCTCGGGGACGACCTTGGTCTTGCCGATGTTGACGCCGACCGTGGTCCGGAAGACCGGCACCCGGGCGGCCAGGCGGGCGGCCACGGCGGCCGAGCCCTCGTTGTTGAAGCCCATGCGGTTGATCAGCGCGCGGTCAGCGACGAGGCGGAACAGCCGCTTCCTGGGGTTCCCGGGCTGCGGTTCGCCGGTGACCGTGCCGATCTCGATGTGGTCGAAGCCGAGCATCGACATGCCGTCGATCGCGACGGCGTTCTTGTCGAAGCCGGCGGCGAGGCCGAAGGGGCCGTGCATCCGCAGGCCGAAGGCCTCGGTGCGCAGTTCCTCGTGGCGCGGTGCGAGGGCGGCGGCGACGAAGGTGCGCAGGACCGGGATGCGGGCGGCGAGGCGGATCCACCGGAACGCGGCGTGGTGGGCCTGTTCCGGGTCCATGCGCTTGAAGACCAGCTGGAAGAAGATTTTGTACATCACGGTGTCCTCATGAAGAGGGGGACACCGTTTCCGGTGTCCCCCTGCTGGGCTTCTCTAGTCGCGGGCCGCGGTCAGATGTTCCGCGTGTTCCTGGAGGGAACGGACGCCCACGTCGCCGTGGGTGAGGGCGTCGATGCCCTGGACCGCCGCGGCGAGCGCCTGGACCGTGGTCAGGCACGGTACGGACCGGGCGACGGCCGCGGTACGGATCTCGTAGCCGTCGAGCCGGCCGCCCGTTCCGTACGGCGTGTTGACGATGAGGTCGACGTCGCCGTCGTGGATCAGCTGGACGATGGTCTTCTCACCGTTCGGGCCCTCGCCCTCGGACTGCTTGCGCACGACCGTGGCGTTGATGCCGTTGCGCTTGAGCACCTCGGCGGTGCCGGAGGTGGCCATCAGCTCGAAGCCGTGGGCGACCAGCTCGCGGGCCGGGAAGATCATCGAGCGCTTGTCGCGGTTGGCGACCGAGATGAAGGCGCGGCCCGTGGTGGGCAGCGGGCCGTACGCGCCGGCCTGCGACTTGGCGTACGCCGTGCCGAAGGCCGAGTCGATGCCCATGACCTCGCCGGTGGAGCGCATCTCCGGGCCGAGGACCGTGTCGACGCCGCGGCCGTGGATGTCGCGGAAGCGCGAC
It contains:
- the pyrF gene encoding orotidine-5'-phosphate decarboxylase, encoding MTQEPFGARLRRAMDTRGPLCVGIDPHASLLTSWGLNDDVAGLERFSRTVVEALAGQVAVLKPQSAFFERFGSRGIAVLEKTVEEARAAGALVLMDAKRGDIGSTMGAYAATFLDKDSPLFSDAVTVSPYLGFGSLRPALDAAEISGSGVFVLALTSNPEGAEVQRATAADGRSLAQLMLDHMAAENEGVTPLGSVGAVVGATLGDAGVNLAINGPLLAPGIGAQGATPADLPGVFGDAVRNVLPSVSRGVLRHGPDAAGLREAAERFADEVRAVVSDG
- a CDS encoding quinone-dependent dihydroorotate dehydrogenase — translated: MYKIFFQLVFKRMDPEQAHHAAFRWIRLAARIPVLRTFVAAALAPRHEELRTEAFGLRMHGPFGLAAGFDKNAVAIDGMSMLGFDHIEIGTVTGEPQPGNPRKRLFRLVADRALINRMGFNNEGSAAVAARLAARVPVFRTTVGVNIGKTKVVPEAEAAADYVKSTERLAAHADYLVVNVSSPNTPGLRNLQATESLRPLLSAVREAADRTVTDRRVPLLVKIAPDLADEDIDAVADLAVELGLDGIIATNTTIARDSLGLKSSPSLTGETGGLSGAPLKERSLEVVSRLYGRVGDRITLVGVGGIENAEDAWQRLLAGATLVQGYSAFIYEGPFYARAIHKGLAARLAASPYATLADAVGAESRKAAK